The following proteins are encoded in a genomic region of Oncorhynchus gorbuscha isolate QuinsamMale2020 ecotype Even-year linkage group LG11, OgorEven_v1.0, whole genome shotgun sequence:
- the LOC124048246 gene encoding thyroid hormone receptor alpha-like isoform X2, with product MHILHSHCVIRWIDGPKRKRKSSSCSVKSMSEMKGYGQTGSENTGYIPSYLEKDEPCVVCGDKATGYHYRCITCEGCKGFFRRTIQKNLHPAYSCKYDGCCIIDKITRNQCQLCRFKKCIAVGMAMDLVLDDSKRVAKRRLIEENREKRKKEEMVKTLQNRPEPTGSEWELIRMLTEAHRHTNAQGSHWKQKRKFLPEDIGQSPVAPTSDGDKVDLEAFSEFTKIITPAITRVVDFAKKLPMFSELPCEDQIILLKGCCMEIMSLRAAVRYDPESETLTLSGEMAVKREQLKNGGLGVVSDAIFDLGKSLAQFNLDDTEVALLQAVLLMSSDRSGLTNIDKIEKCQETYLLAFEHYINYRKHNIPHFWPKLLMKVTDLRMIGACHASRFLHMKVECPTELFPPLFLEVFEDQEV from the exons ATGCATATTCTACACTCACACTGCGTTATAAG GTGGATCGATGGCCcgaaaaggaaaagaaagagcaGCTCATGTTCGGTGAAGAGCATGTCTG AAATGAAGGGATACGGACAGACTGGATCAGAGAATACAG GGTACATCCCCAGCTATCTGGAAAAGGATGAACCGTGTGTGGTATGTGGAGACAAGGCCACTGGCTACCATTACCGCTGCATCACCTGTGAGGGCTGCAAG GGTTTCTTTCGGCGGACGATTCAGAAGAACCTCCACCCCGCCTACTCCTGTAAGTACGATGGCTGCTGCATCATCGACAAGATCACCCGCAACCAATGCCAGCTGTGCCGCTTCAAGAAGTGCATCGCAGTGGGCATGGCCATGGACC ttgtCCTGGACGACTCCAAGCGGGTGGCCAAGCGGCGTCTGATCGAGGAGAAccgggagaagaggaagaaggaggagatgGTGAAGACCCTGCAGAACCGGCCAGAGCCCACCGGCTCGGAGTGGGAGCTGATCCGCATGCTGACCGAGGCCCACCGCCACACCAATGCACAGGGCTCCCACTGGAAACAGAAACGCAAGTTCCTG CCGGAGGACATAGGTCAGTCTCCGGTGGCCCCCACGTCGGACGGAGACAAGGTGGACCTGGAGGCCTTCAGTGAGTTTACCAAGATTATCACCCCTGCCATCACCCGCGTCGTCGACTTTGCCAAAAAACTGCCCATGTTCTCGGAG ctGCCTTGTGAGGACCAGATCATCCTATTGAAAGGCTGCTGTATGGAGATCATGTCGCTGCGCGCCGCCGTGCGCTACGACCCAGAGAGCGAGACGCTGACCCTTAGCGGGGAGATGGCGGTCAAGCGGGAGCAGTTGAAGAACGGCGGCCTGGGCGTGGTGTCGGACGCCATCTTCGACCTGGGCAAGAGCCTGGCGCAGTTCAACCTGGACGACACGGAGGTGGCGCTGCTGCAGGCCGTGCTGCTCATGAGCTCAG ACCGCTCGGGCCTGACGAACATTGACAAGATCGAGAAATGCCAGGAGACCTACCTGCTGGCGTTTGAACACTACATCAACTACCGCAAGCACAACATTCCCCACTTCTGGCCCAAGCTGCTGATGAAGGTGACGGACCTGCGCATGATCGGGGCGTGCCACGCCAGCCGCTTCCTCCACATGAAGGTGGAGTGTCCGACGGAActtttcccccctctcttcctagAGGTCTTCGAGGACCAGGAAGTGTGA
- the LOC124048246 gene encoding thyroid hormone receptor alpha-like isoform X1: MEHMPKEQDPSLSEGEEKRWIDGPKRKRKSSSCSVKSMSEMKGYGQTGSENTGYIPSYLEKDEPCVVCGDKATGYHYRCITCEGCKGFFRRTIQKNLHPAYSCKYDGCCIIDKITRNQCQLCRFKKCIAVGMAMDLVLDDSKRVAKRRLIEENREKRKKEEMVKTLQNRPEPTGSEWELIRMLTEAHRHTNAQGSHWKQKRKFLPEDIGQSPVAPTSDGDKVDLEAFSEFTKIITPAITRVVDFAKKLPMFSELPCEDQIILLKGCCMEIMSLRAAVRYDPESETLTLSGEMAVKREQLKNGGLGVVSDAIFDLGKSLAQFNLDDTEVALLQAVLLMSSDRSGLTNIDKIEKCQETYLLAFEHYINYRKHNIPHFWPKLLMKVTDLRMIGACHASRFLHMKVECPTELFPPLFLEVFEDQEV, encoded by the exons ATGGAACACATGCCCAAGGAGCAGGACCCTAGCCTatcagagggagaagagaaacg GTGGATCGATGGCCcgaaaaggaaaagaaagagcaGCTCATGTTCGGTGAAGAGCATGTCTG AAATGAAGGGATACGGACAGACTGGATCAGAGAATACAG GGTACATCCCCAGCTATCTGGAAAAGGATGAACCGTGTGTGGTATGTGGAGACAAGGCCACTGGCTACCATTACCGCTGCATCACCTGTGAGGGCTGCAAG GGTTTCTTTCGGCGGACGATTCAGAAGAACCTCCACCCCGCCTACTCCTGTAAGTACGATGGCTGCTGCATCATCGACAAGATCACCCGCAACCAATGCCAGCTGTGCCGCTTCAAGAAGTGCATCGCAGTGGGCATGGCCATGGACC ttgtCCTGGACGACTCCAAGCGGGTGGCCAAGCGGCGTCTGATCGAGGAGAAccgggagaagaggaagaaggaggagatgGTGAAGACCCTGCAGAACCGGCCAGAGCCCACCGGCTCGGAGTGGGAGCTGATCCGCATGCTGACCGAGGCCCACCGCCACACCAATGCACAGGGCTCCCACTGGAAACAGAAACGCAAGTTCCTG CCGGAGGACATAGGTCAGTCTCCGGTGGCCCCCACGTCGGACGGAGACAAGGTGGACCTGGAGGCCTTCAGTGAGTTTACCAAGATTATCACCCCTGCCATCACCCGCGTCGTCGACTTTGCCAAAAAACTGCCCATGTTCTCGGAG ctGCCTTGTGAGGACCAGATCATCCTATTGAAAGGCTGCTGTATGGAGATCATGTCGCTGCGCGCCGCCGTGCGCTACGACCCAGAGAGCGAGACGCTGACCCTTAGCGGGGAGATGGCGGTCAAGCGGGAGCAGTTGAAGAACGGCGGCCTGGGCGTGGTGTCGGACGCCATCTTCGACCTGGGCAAGAGCCTGGCGCAGTTCAACCTGGACGACACGGAGGTGGCGCTGCTGCAGGCCGTGCTGCTCATGAGCTCAG ACCGCTCGGGCCTGACGAACATTGACAAGATCGAGAAATGCCAGGAGACCTACCTGCTGGCGTTTGAACACTACATCAACTACCGCAAGCACAACATTCCCCACTTCTGGCCCAAGCTGCTGATGAAGGTGACGGACCTGCGCATGATCGGGGCGTGCCACGCCAGCCGCTTCCTCCACATGAAGGTGGAGTGTCCGACGGAActtttcccccctctcttcctagAGGTCTTCGAGGACCAGGAAGTGTGA